TATTTCTTATTGAAAGCTGGAAAGGCAAAAGGGCATAAAATCACAAGTATGATTTTGAGATTATTCTACGTGTTGATCATACTGACAGGTGGTATGGTGTTCATCAACATTGTTACTGCCGGTGCATTCCAGTTCATGTATCTCGTTAAAGTACTCGTAGGTATTTGGGTAATCGGTGGAATGGAAATGGTACTTGCTAAGACGAAAAAGGGTGAATCCGCAAAGGGTATGTGGATTATGTTTATCATATCCCTTGTACTAGTCTTGTACTTAGGTTACGACGTCCTGTAAAAATTGAAAATAAGAACGACCCAAAAGCTAGAAGGCTTTTGGGTCGTTTTTCTGTTCGTAGCTTAATTTTCAGTAAGAATCTTCATAAGTGCTTTTTCAATTGTGTCGTCTTTAGCGTTATTTTCAAAATATGTATTGATTTGAACGAGCAATTCTTGGGGTTGTGAAATGTCCATATCCCTTGATTTAAGTCCATTTGATATATTTACCGTAAATTCAAGCTGTTCCCTATAGGATAATTTATTCCATTCAGATCCCGTTTGTTTCAAAATCTGATCTGGTTTTAGTTGAATCTTGTTAGACTCTTTGCTCTTTGACTGGACAGTCATTTCCCTTTCGTCTACAAAGAAATCTGTTAGCTCTGGACTAACAACAACAGCAGAAATTCCTAGCAATAGACCCATAGTCAAAATACCAAATAATAAATTCTTCATCCGTTCTCCAGCCTTTTCATCTAATTAATCGTTACCCTACCTTAGTATAACATCCTCTTCAATTTGTGACGTTAGTTAAAAATTAGACAATCAATTATTCGTTTGAAAATATTTACATATCGGGTCATTAGCACTAGTGACAAGCTGCGAATCATACTAC
This Pseudalkalibacillus berkeleyi DNA region includes the following protein-coding sequences:
- a CDS encoding YisL family protein, with the protein product MIHAHVSSWAIALILFFVTYFLLKAGKAKGHKITSMILRLFYVLIILTGGMVFINIVTAGAFQFMYLVKVLVGIWVIGGMEMVLAKTKKGESAKGMWIMFIISLVLVLYLGYDVL